CTACTCTTTGTATCTTTCCATGGTTTCGCATTTTTTCTAGGTGGAATCACCGCATGTGCTTGCCGATCTGCAATGACCTGACGGCATTGCTTGGTGTCATAAGCTCCATCGGTATAAACAGAGTCAATCTGCTCATCTTGTGGAATCTGATTAAGTAAATCACCAAGCACCTGTGAATCACTGACATTATTGGTTGTGAGCTGAATAGCGCGTATTTGTAGGGTTTTGGCATCTATACCAATATGTAGTTTACGCCATTGGCGACGATATTCAGCTCCATGTTTCTTACGTTTCCATTCGCCCTCACCTAGAAACTTCATGCCTGTAGAGTCTACGAGTAGATGCAGCCCATCGCTACTTTTTTGGTAGCTGATTGCAATATCAATATGCTTTTGTCTTCTACAAAGCGTACTGTAATCTGGTGCGGTCCAATTTAATCCGCAAAGTTTAATCAGACTTTGCACAAAGCCAGTGACCATACGTAAAGATAGACGGAATAAGGATTTAATCATTAAGCAGCATTGGATAGCTGCGTCGGAGTAGGTTTGATTTCGCCCTTGTTTGCCTTTTGATGGAGCATACCATTGCGTAGCAGGATCAAACCAAATGGCAATATTTCCGCGACTCATGAGTGCTCGGTTATATGCGGGCCAATTGGTTGTGCGGTAGATTTTGTGTGTAGGCTTCTTCATTTGAAAATTATATCGCTGAAAAAGCCTTTACAGATAGGTTTGTGCAACAAAGCCCTTTAGATGCTGAAAATGGTAAAGCCATCCTATCAGCCGTACCTGCACCTAAACATCCTATGATCATTGTCGCACTTACTGAGAAAGATATTCTACTAGGGCAAGCTTTGTATGCACTTAAAGCTGCTACACAATCAATATCAGCTGCTGATATCTCATAAACACTCATCTTTCTTAGTTTTTAAATTACTTAACCTAGCGAATGCTAGGTTTTTTAATTAAATACCTCTTTTAATTTATACGCAGATTCAAATCCCAAGTGCAACACATTTGTAGTTAGTTGAAAAAGTTAGGTGTATTCATAGAATCATTAGACTTTTTCAACTCGCAATTGGAAAGCACACAATGAAGAAATACACCCAACTTTCTCAAGATGAAAGATACGAAATTTATGCTACTTTGAAAAGTAAAAGTTCAATCGCTACCCTTGCTCGGGAGTTAGGACGTTCACGATCAACCATCTACCGTGAAATAAAAAGAAATACTGGGCAACGTGGATATAGAGCTCAACAGGCAGCTAAATTTGCAAGTCAAAGACGGTACCGTCCTTCATCATCAATGACAGCATTTGCCTTCGCTTATATTGATTATTTGATTGGTTTGGACTGGTCACCAGAACAAATTTCAGGTGCTTTAACACAACGCGGTTGGCTGGATGTACCTTCACATGAGTGGATTTACCAGTACATTTATCAAGATAAATCACAAGG
This window of the Acinetobacter sp. NCu2D-2 genome carries:
- a CDS encoding IS5-like element IS17 family transposase, whose protein sequence is MKKPTHKIYRTTNWPAYNRALMSRGNIAIWFDPATQWYAPSKGKQGRNQTYSDAAIQCCLMIKSLFRLSLRMVTGFVQSLIKLCGLNWTAPDYSTLCRRQKHIDIAISYQKSSDGLHLLVDSTGMKFLGEGEWKRKKHGAEYRRQWRKLHIGIDAKTLQIRAIQLTTNNVSDSQVLGDLLNQIPQDEQIDSVYTDGAYDTKQCRQVIADRQAHAVIPPRKNAKPWKDTKSSSLERNELLRTVKRLGRTLWKKWSGYHRRSLVETKMHCIKLLGDKLMARSFPSQVNEIHARVAVLNRFTELGRPLTQVTP